The proteins below come from a single Mercenaria mercenaria strain notata chromosome 3, MADL_Memer_1, whole genome shotgun sequence genomic window:
- the LOC123525015 gene encoding AP-1 complex subunit mu-1-like, with translation MSASAVYILDAKGKVLISKNYRGDINMSVIDKFMPMIMDMEDEGQLSPIVQHEDITFSYIKYNGLFLVASSKTNANVALVFSFLHKIVEIFLEYFKELEEESIRDNFVLIYELLDEVMDFGFPQTTDSKILQEYITQDGHKLEIAPRPPMAVTNAVSWRSQGLKYKKNEVFLDVIESVNLLVGANGNVLSSEILGAMKMRVYLSGMPELRLGLNDKVLFESIGRGKSRSVELEDTKFHQCVRLSRFQNDRTISFIPPDGEFELMSYRHNAPVKPIIWVESVIERHAHSRVEYLIKAKSQFKRRSTANNVEIVIPVPPDADSPRFKATVGSCKYAPEMNAVLWTIKSFPGGKEYTMRAHFSLPSVENEEQEARPPISVKFEIPYFTVSGIQVRYLKIIEKSGYQALPWVRYITRSGDYQLRTS, from the exons ATGTCTGCCTCAGCAGTCTATATCCTGGATGCAAAGGGGAAG GTTCTGATCTCCAAGAACTACCGAGGAGATATCAACATGTCTGTGATAGACAAATTTATGCCGATGATTATGGACATGGAAGACGAGGGTCAATTATCGCCGATAGTTCAACATGAAGACATTACATTTAGCTACATCAAATACAATGGTCTGTTCCTGGTCGCATCTTCAAAGACGAATGCCAACGTGGCACTAGTGTTCTCGTTTCTACATAAAATTGTGGAG attttcctGGAATATTTCAAAGAGCTGGAAGAAGAAAGTATACGTGATAACTTTGTGTTGATTTATGAACTTTTGGATGAGGTGATGGATTTTGGCTTCCCTCAAACCACAGACAGCAAAATTTTACAGga ATATATTACGCAGGATGGACACAAATTGGAAATAGCTCCTCGTCCACCTATGGCTGTCACAAACGCTGTGTCCTGGAGATCTCAGGGACTCAAATACAAAAAGAATGAAGTGTTCCTAGACGTCATTGAGTCTGTGAACTTACTG GTGGGTGCAAATGGAAATGTGTTAAGCAGTGAGATATTGGGAGCTATGAAGATGAGGGTGTATCTTTCTGGCATGCCGGAACTGAGGCTCGGGCTCAATGATAAAGTGTTGTTTGAATCCATTGGAA gaggaaaaagtaggtcagtagaacTGGAAGACACAAAGTTTCACCAGTGTGTTAGACTGTCACGGTTCCAGAACGATAGAACTATATCTTTCATACCACCAGATGGAGAATTTGAACTCATGTCATACAGGCATAATGCTCCT GTTAAACCTATAATATGGGTGGAATCAGTAATAGAAAGACATGCACACAGTAGAGTAGAGTATCTGATAAAA GCGAAGAGTCAGTTTAAGAGACGATCAACTGCTAACAATGTGGAGATAGTAATTCCTGTACCACCAGATGCGGATTCTCCCAGGTTTAAAGCTACAGTGGGCAGTTGTAAATATGCTCCAGAAATGAATGCAGTACTTTGGACCATTAAGTCCTTCCCA GGTGGCAAGGAGTATACGATGCGCGCGCACTTTAGTTTACCAAGTGTTGAGAATGAGGAACAGGAAGCACGTCCACCAATCAGTGTCAAGTTTGAGATCCCTTACTTCACTGTGTCTGGAATACAG GTTCGTTACTTGAAGATCATCGAGAAGAGTGGATACCAAGCTCTACCCTGGGTTAGATACATCACGAGAAGTGGTGACTACCAACTACGGACAAGCTGA